In Fusobacterium canifelinum, a genomic segment contains:
- the yfcC gene encoding putative basic amino acid antiporter YfcC, whose product MKKFKMPDTFVIIFFVVIFASLLTYIVPVGKFEMQEVTYITNTGAEKTRNVPVPGSFSYELDDNGNELTRGIKLFEPGGEVGVTNYIFEGLASGDKWGTAVGIVAFLLVVGGAFGIILKTGAVESGIYSMISKSKGSELVLIPVIFILFSLGGAVFGMGEEAIPFAMLIIPIVIDMGYDSVTGILITYISTQIGFATSWMNPFSVAVAQGVSGIPVLSGAGFRIFMWIFFTAFGVIYTIFYARRVKRNPESSIAYKTDAYFRDNFKSEEQTNREFKLGHKLIILVLILGMAWVVYGVVKEGYYLPEIATQFVIMGLIAGIIGVVFKLNNMSVNDIATSFRKGAEDMVGAALVIGMAKGIVLILGGTSADSPTILNTILNSVASALSNMSAAFCAWVMYIFQSIFNFFVVSGSGQAALTMPIMAPLSDLVGVTRQVAVLAFQLGDGFTNMIVPTSGILMAVLGIAKIEWGVWAKYQIKFQLILFALGSCFVFFAVFTNFS is encoded by the coding sequence ATGAAAAAATTTAAAATGCCAGACACCTTTGTAATAATATTCTTTGTTGTTATTTTTGCATCATTACTGACTTATATAGTTCCAGTTGGTAAATTTGAAATGCAAGAAGTAACTTACATAACTAATACAGGTGCAGAAAAAACAAGAAATGTTCCAGTTCCAGGAAGTTTTTCTTATGAATTAGATGATAATGGAAATGAATTAACAAGAGGAATAAAGTTATTTGAACCTGGTGGAGAAGTTGGAGTAACTAACTATATATTTGAAGGATTAGCAAGTGGAGATAAATGGGGAACAGCAGTTGGAATTGTTGCCTTTCTTTTAGTTGTTGGTGGAGCTTTTGGTATAATTTTAAAAACAGGAGCTGTTGAAAGTGGAATATATAGTATGATTAGTAAGAGTAAAGGTTCAGAGCTTGTTCTCATACCAGTTATATTTATATTATTCTCTTTAGGTGGAGCAGTTTTTGGAATGGGAGAAGAGGCAATACCTTTTGCAATGCTCATTATTCCAATTGTAATTGATATGGGTTATGACTCAGTAACTGGAATTTTGATAACATATATTTCAACTCAAATAGGTTTTGCAACTTCTTGGATGAATCCATTTAGTGTTGCAGTAGCACAAGGAGTTTCAGGAATACCTGTATTATCAGGAGCAGGTTTTAGAATATTTATGTGGATATTCTTTACTGCGTTTGGAGTTATATATACAATTTTCTATGCAAGAAGAGTAAAAAGAAATCCAGAATCTTCAATAGCATATAAGACAGATGCATATTTTAGAGATAATTTTAAATCAGAAGAACAAACTAATAGAGAATTTAAATTAGGACATAAATTAATTATTTTAGTTTTAATTTTAGGAATGGCTTGGGTAGTATATGGAGTTGTAAAAGAAGGATATTATTTACCAGAAATAGCAACTCAATTTGTAATAATGGGATTGATAGCTGGAATAATTGGAGTAGTGTTTAAATTAAATAATATGTCAGTAAATGATATAGCTACTTCATTTAGAAAAGGTGCAGAAGATATGGTTGGAGCTGCCTTAGTTATAGGTATGGCTAAGGGAATAGTTTTAATTTTAGGTGGAACAAGTGCAGATTCACCAACTATTTTAAATACTATTCTTAATTCTGTTGCCTCAGCACTTAGCAATATGTCAGCTGCATTCTGTGCTTGGGTAATGTATATCTTCCAATCAATATTTAATTTCTTTGTTGTATCTGGTTCAGGACAAGCAGCACTTACTATGCCAATAATGGCCCCACTTTCAGATTTAGTTGGTGTTACAAGACAAGTTGCTGTTTTAGCCTTCCAATTGGGAGATGGTTTTACAAATATGATAGTTCCAACATCTGGAATACTTATGGCAGTATTAGGAATTGCTAAGATTGAATGGGGAGTTTGGGCAAAATATCAAATTAAATTCCAATTAATTCTATTTGCACTAGGTTCTTGTTTTGTATTCTTTGCAGTTTTCACAAACTTCTCTTAA
- a CDS encoding toxin-antitoxin system YwqK family antitoxin gives MGDKKYLLIILSLFFIKFLNLNATVLLKDNSRQLFPYKGVAELNLTYKYVENGKFTEIYDEDGKLIYIDKSYILEPEVKASTMKVKITERESDGKKIPIVEKYYLSGNLYSITMYELKDKDEDIEKNDIKKFYTSGKLEKDIYIYIYSEVCYESGKLKIRKMQRENKSKVETYYENGKLFEKTIMKDGKPDGKYEVYAPDGKLEKSIFYKNGEVVNK, from the coding sequence ATGGGTGATAAAAAATATCTTTTAATAATTTTATCTTTGTTTTTTATTAAATTTTTAAACTTAAATGCTACTGTTCTTTTAAAGGATAATTCAAGACAGTTGTTTCCATATAAGGGAGTAGCAGAATTAAATTTAACTTATAAATATGTAGAAAATGGAAAGTTTACAGAAATATATGATGAAGATGGAAAGTTAATATATATAGATAAATCATATATCTTAGAGCCAGAAGTAAAAGCTTCAACTATGAAAGTTAAAATAACAGAAAGAGAAAGTGATGGCAAAAAAATTCCTATTGTTGAAAAGTATTATCTAAGTGGTAATTTGTATTCAATAACTATGTATGAATTAAAAGATAAGGACGAAGATATAGAAAAAAATGATATAAAAAAATTTTATACATCAGGAAAATTAGAAAAGGACATTTATATTTACATCTATTCTGAAGTTTGTTATGAAAGTGGAAAGTTAAAAATAAGAAAGATGCAAAGAGAAAATAAATCAAAAGTAGAAACTTACTATGAAAATGGAAAACTTTTTGAGAAAACTATTATGAAAGACGGAAAGCCAGATGGAAAATATGAAGTATATGCTCCTGATGGAAAGTTAGAAAAAAGTATTTTTTATAAAAATGGTGAAGTAGTGAATAAATAG
- a CDS encoding toxin-antitoxin system YwqK family antitoxin, with protein sequence MKKLLAGLLLVSSILSFGATQRVPIEKLVGNGDGQLLYLEGEKKPYSGEIERKYPNGKLLGVATMKDGKLEGKAYEYYENGKVKTEETYVNGKANGPVKSYYENGKVEYETNFKNSKKEGIEKNYSKTGVLLSEVPFKDGNATGLAKLYNEQTGKLEYETNIVNGLRNGLSKKYYPSGKLLSEVVFKNDKEEGIMKAYYESGKLQGEAPYKNGKIEGIVKMYDENGKLIEQATFKNGQQVK encoded by the coding sequence ATGAAAAAATTATTAGCGGGATTATTATTAGTAAGTTCAATATTATCTTTTGGAGCAACACAAAGGGTACCAATAGAAAAATTAGTAGGTAATGGGGATGGTCAATTATTGTATCTTGAAGGAGAAAAGAAACCTTATTCAGGAGAAATTGAAAGAAAATATCCAAATGGAAAACTTCTTGGAGTTGCTACAATGAAAGATGGTAAATTAGAAGGAAAAGCTTATGAATACTATGAAAATGGAAAAGTAAAAACAGAAGAAACTTATGTAAATGGAAAAGCTAATGGACCAGTAAAATCATATTATGAAAATGGAAAAGTAGAATATGAAACAAATTTTAAAAATAGTAAAAAAGAAGGAATAGAAAAAAATTATTCAAAAACAGGAGTTTTACTATCAGAAGTTCCATTTAAAGATGGTAATGCAACTGGACTTGCAAAACTATATAATGAACAAACAGGAAAATTAGAATATGAAACTAATATAGTTAATGGATTGAGAAATGGTTTATCTAAAAAATACTATCCAAGTGGAAAATTATTAAGTGAAGTAGTTTTCAAAAACGATAAAGAAGAAGGAATTATGAAAGCTTACTATGAAAGTGGAAAACTACAAGGAGAAGCTCCATACAAAAATGGTAAAATAGAAGGAATAGTTAAAATGTATGATGAAAATGGAAAATTAATAGAACAAGCAACATTCAAAAATGGACAACAAGTAAAATAA
- a CDS encoding toxin-antitoxin system YwqK family antitoxin, producing the protein MKKILLSLLLVSSVLSFGAQRVPYEKMTTYGNSNIVYIEGQETPFTGIVEKKFPNGKIEATMNFKDGKLHGKTVTYYQNGNMKSDENFINGIAQGVSKRFYENGQVEYEVTYKNQKRDGLERSYSPTGQLQTEIIYKDGKIEGLSKIYRANGKLEGEAYFKDGQPEGITKEYYPNGILRSEVNYLLGAKHGASKIYYESGKLQSEATFKNGVLDGIQKDYTEDGKLIRELPFKYNQVNGLAKFYNEQTGKLEYETIYVDNMREGLSKKYYPSGKLLSEVNFKKDKEEGILKAYYENGKTQGEIPYKNGLIHGTIKRYDENGKVVEEVKYKEGKEVK; encoded by the coding sequence ATGAAAAAAATATTATTATCTTTATTATTAGTAAGTTCAGTATTATCTTTTGGAGCACAAAGAGTTCCTTATGAAAAGATGACAACTTATGGAAATTCAAATATTGTATATATTGAAGGACAAGAAACACCTTTTACAGGAATAGTTGAAAAGAAATTTCCAAATGGAAAAATTGAAGCTACAATGAATTTTAAAGATGGAAAGTTGCATGGGAAAACAGTAACTTATTATCAAAATGGTAATATGAAATCAGATGAAAATTTTATAAATGGAATTGCTCAAGGAGTATCTAAAAGATTTTATGAAAATGGGCAAGTAGAATATGAAGTGACTTATAAAAATCAAAAAAGAGATGGTTTAGAAAGATCTTATTCTCCAACAGGACAATTACAAACAGAAATAATATATAAAGATGGTAAAATAGAAGGTTTATCAAAAATTTATAGAGCAAATGGTAAACTTGAAGGAGAAGCTTATTTTAAAGATGGGCAACCAGAAGGAATTACAAAAGAATACTATCCAAATGGAATTTTAAGATCAGAAGTAAACTATTTACTAGGTGCAAAACATGGAGCTTCTAAAATATACTATGAAAGTGGAAAATTACAAAGTGAAGCAACATTTAAAAATGGTGTATTAGATGGAATACAAAAAGATTATACAGAAGATGGAAAATTAATTAGAGAATTGCCTTTTAAATATAATCAAGTAAATGGGCTTGCAAAATTTTATAATGAACAAACTGGTAAATTAGAATATGAAACTATTTATGTTGATAATATGAGAGAAGGTCTATCTAAAAAATATTATCCAAGTGGAAAGTTGTTAAGTGAAGTCAATTTCAAAAAAGATAAAGAAGAAGGAATTTTAAAAGCTTATTATGAAAATGGAAAAACACAAGGTGAAATTCCATATAAAAATGGATTAATACATGGAACAATAAAAAGATATGATGAAAATGGAAAAGTTGTGGAAGAAGTAAAATATAAAGAAGGAAAGGAAGTAAAGTAG
- a CDS encoding toxin-antitoxin system YwqK family antitoxin, whose amino-acid sequence MKKLLIGLFLVSSVLAFSERVVKGDKAYADEKGIVYVEGEKTPYTGVIEGYNPQGKLEGKATYKNGKMNGSSKLYYPSGKLQSEATFSNGVQVGVQKDYFENGKLRLELSYKNGLLDGVAKEYYPNGKVKVEATYKNGNIDGTAKAYDENGKVIEQATFKNGEQIK is encoded by the coding sequence ATGAAAAAATTATTAATAGGGTTATTTTTAGTAAGTTCAGTATTAGCATTTTCAGAAAGAGTGGTTAAAGGTGATAAGGCTTATGCTGATGAAAAAGGTATAGTGTATGTTGAAGGAGAAAAAACTCCTTATACTGGTGTAATTGAAGGATATAATCCACAAGGTAAATTAGAAGGAAAAGCTACTTATAAAAATGGTAAAATGAATGGTTCTTCAAAATTATATTACCCAAGTGGAAAGTTACAAAGTGAAGCAACATTTTCAAATGGAGTTCAAGTAGGAGTACAAAAAGACTACTTTGAAAATGGAAAATTAAGATTAGAACTTTCATATAAAAATGGACTTTTAGATGGAGTAGCAAAAGAGTATTATCCAAATGGAAAAGTAAAAGTTGAAGCAACTTATAAAAATGGAAATATAGATGGAACAGCTAAAGCATATGATGAAAATGGAAAAGTAATTGAACAAGCAACATTTAAAAATGGTGAACAAATAAAATAA
- a CDS encoding IS256 family transposase translates to MKEKKEVYKVKPLTEGKKNIIASLIEEYDIKTTEDIQEALKDLLGGTIKSMLEAEMDEHIGYEKYQHSDGTNYRNGTKKKNVRSTYGEFQVEVPQDRNSSFEPQIVKKRQKDISEIDQKIINMYARGLTTRQISEQIEEIYGFECSESFISNVTDKVIDKIQDWQNRPLDEVYPIIFIDATHFSVREDNRIKKIAAYVVLGISKDGMKEVLSLEIGENESSKYWLGVLNGLKNRGVKDIMVICADGLTGMKEAIAAAFPQTEYQRCVVHQVRNTLKYVSYKDKKEFSTDLKSIYLAVTETQALENLDKVSEKWKEKYPNSMISWYQNWDVLTPIFKFSLEVRKVIYTTNAIESLNSTYKKLNRQRTVYPSDKALLKVLYLSTMEATKKWSQPLRNWGKVYGEFSIMYEGRF, encoded by the coding sequence ATGAAAGAGAAAAAAGAAGTTTACAAAGTAAAACCATTAACTGAAGGAAAGAAAAATATTATTGCTTCTTTAATTGAAGAATATGATATTAAAACTACTGAGGATATCCAAGAAGCTCTTAAAGACCTTTTAGGTGGAACTATTAAGTCTATGTTAGAAGCTGAGATGGATGAACATATTGGTTATGAGAAGTATCAGCATTCTGATGGTACTAATTATCGTAATGGAACTAAAAAGAAAAATGTTCGTTCTACTTATGGTGAATTTCAAGTTGAAGTTCCTCAAGATAGAAATTCTTCTTTTGAGCCACAAATAGTAAAAAAAAGACAAAAGGATATTTCTGAGATTGATCAAAAAATCATAAATATGTATGCGCGTGGTTTGACTACTAGACAAATTTCTGAACAAATTGAAGAAATATATGGTTTTGAATGTTCTGAAAGTTTTATCTCCAATGTTACTGATAAAGTAATAGACAAAATTCAAGATTGGCAAAATAGACCCTTAGATGAAGTATATCCAATTATCTTTATTGATGCCACTCACTTCTCTGTTAGAGAAGACAATAGAATTAAAAAAATAGCTGCTTATGTAGTATTAGGCATCTCAAAAGATGGAATGAAAGAGGTACTTAGTTTAGAAATAGGAGAAAATGAAAGTAGTAAATATTGGTTAGGAGTATTAAATGGTTTAAAAAATAGAGGTGTAAAAGACATAATGGTAATTTGCGCTGATGGGTTAACAGGAATGAAAGAAGCTATTGCTGCAGCTTTTCCACAAACAGAATATCAACGTTGTGTAGTTCATCAAGTTAGAAATACTTTAAAATATGTGTCATACAAAGATAAAAAAGAATTTTCCACAGATTTAAAGAGTATATATTTAGCTGTAACAGAAACACAAGCACTGGAAAATTTAGATAAAGTAAGTGAAAAATGGAAAGAAAAATATCCAAATTCAATGATAAGTTGGTATCAAAATTGGGATGTATTAACACCAATATTTAAATTCTCATTAGAAGTCAGAAAAGTAATATATACAACAAATGCAATAGAAAGTTTGAATAGCACTTACAAGAAATTAAATAGACAAAGAACGGTATATCCTAGTGATAAGGCGCTATTAAAGGTATTGTATTTATCAACAATGGAAGCAACAAAGAAATGGAGTCAACCATTAAGAAATTGGGGTAAAGTATATGGAGAATTTAGCATAATGTATGAGGGAAGATTTTAA
- a CDS encoding flavodoxin domain-containing protein, whose translation MNKVNIVYYTFTGNTLRMVKAFEKGLQEANVPFKSYSIVELKDDNEAFDCEILALASPANQTEEIEKTYFQPFMERNAEKFKDKKIYLFGTFGWGSGKFMSEWIKQVEGLGAKIVELPMACKGSPNSETKEKLIDMAKKIATM comes from the coding sequence ATGAATAAGGTAAATATTGTCTATTATACTTTTACAGGAAATACTTTAAGAATGGTAAAAGCATTTGAAAAAGGACTTCAAGAAGCTAATGTTCCTTTTAAATCATATAGTATTGTTGAATTAAAAGATGATAATGAGGCTTTTGACTGTGAAATTTTAGCTTTAGCTTCTCCTGCAAACCAAACAGAAGAAATTGAAAAAACTTACTTCCAACCTTTTATGGAAAGAAATGCAGAAAAATTTAAAGATAAAAAAATTTATCTTTTTGGAACTTTTGGTTGGGGTAGTGGTAAATTTATGAGTGAATGGATAAAACAAGTTGAAGGATTAGGTGCTAAAATTGTTGAATTACCTATGGCTTGTAAAGGTAGTCCAAACTCTGAAACAAAAGAAAAATTAATTGATATGGCAAAGAAAATTGCTACTATGTAA
- a CDS encoding toxin-antitoxin system YwqK family antitoxin, with translation MKKFLILLFSLFSIFTYAAKNVNETEVNKYIRQKLDRDKTITFTNKLNKTNNTLEGYSDEGVLCAVTPLNEQPHMINLLDIKSTISEKKGKLKPIYEIRNNNNQLLVRSEYDLSKPINIFETELFLAYFHGQVPFNSEVENLINSINSIKTEINYFDTNSKGYQTYVINHKTNKIRIEDKTKGFWVVTNFDIKTLNGTREFFSENGKLQSTHPLKNGIPHGEFKGYRENGTLLVKATLVNGDFSGTVTQYNEDGSIEKTFDSKEFDLNKALKK, from the coding sequence ATGAAAAAATTTTTAATATTATTATTTAGTTTATTTAGTATTTTTACTTATGCAGCAAAAAATGTAAATGAAACTGAGGTCAATAAGTATATTAGACAAAAATTAGATAGAGATAAGACAATTACTTTTACTAACAAACTTAATAAAACTAATAACACTTTAGAAGGCTACAGTGATGAAGGTGTTCTTTGCGCTGTTACTCCTTTAAATGAGCAACCTCATATGATTAATCTACTTGATATTAAATCAACAATTTCTGAAAAAAAAGGTAAATTAAAACCAATATATGAAATTCGTAACAATAATAATCAATTACTTGTAAGAAGCGAATATGACTTAAGCAAACCAATAAATATTTTTGAAACAGAGCTATTCCTTGCATATTTCCATGGACAAGTTCCATTTAATTCTGAAGTTGAAAACCTTATAAATAGTATAAATAGTATTAAAACAGAAATTAACTATTTTGATACTAATAGCAAAGGTTATCAAACTTATGTAATAAATCACAAGACTAATAAAATTAGAATAGAAGATAAAACAAAAGGTTTTTGGGTAGTTACAAATTTTGATATCAAAACTTTAAATGGAACTAGAGAATTTTTCTCTGAAAATGGAAAATTACAAAGTACTCACCCTCTAAAAAATGGTATCCCTCATGGAGAATTTAAAGGATATCGTGAAAATGGTACTTTACTTGTAAAAGCAACTCTTGTAAATGGAGATTTCTCAGGAACAGTTACACAATACAATGAAGATGGTAGTATAGAAAAAACATTTGATAGTAAGGAATTTGATCTAAATAAAGCATTAAAAAAATAG
- a CDS encoding pyridoxamine 5'-phosphate oxidase family protein, with protein MRRKDREVLDETKIDEFIRNCDCCRIGFYDKENDEVYIVPLNFGYSNMDNKRVFYFHGAKEGRKIDLISKTKKVSFEMDSNHELIVGKMACNYSERYQCVMGTGLISFVEDKEEKAMALNEIMFQSMGKKDWDFPEPMLNGVAIFKIEVTSLSCKEHL; from the coding sequence ATGCGAAGAAAAGACAGAGAAGTTTTAGATGAAACAAAGATTGATGAATTTATAAGAAATTGTGATTGTTGTAGAATAGGATTCTATGATAAAGAAAATGATGAAGTCTATATTGTTCCATTGAATTTTGGATACTCTAATATGGATAATAAGAGAGTTTTTTATTTTCATGGGGCAAAAGAAGGAAGGAAAATTGATTTAATTTCAAAGACTAAAAAAGTTAGCTTTGAAATGGACAGCAATCATGAGCTTATAGTGGGAAAGATGGCTTGTAATTATTCTGAAAGATATCAATGTGTTATGGGAACAGGTTTAATTTCATTTGTGGAAGATAAAGAAGAAAAAGCTATGGCTTTAAATGAAATTATGTTTCAAAGTATGGGGAAAAAAGATTGGGATTTTCCAGAACCTATGCTTAATGGAGTTGCAATTTTCAAAATTGAAGTTACAAGTTTAAGTTGTAAAGAACATCTATAA
- a CDS encoding B3/B4 domain-containing protein, producing MKFIVDKSYWNLFPDSKLGVLLLKNMENGESSEEIKLALEEANKEAKKYLVKEVLSENPVIAIWREAYKKFKTKKGVRCSIEALLKRVNSGNHVSSINKLVDIYNSASLKYALPCGAEDLDSFVGDLKLTITEGGDKFIPLGSEEEDNTLPNELCYIDDEGAVCRCFNWRDGARTMIKDETKNSFLIMELLDNRLEELNLALEDISENAKKYLNADVEKYILDIENPEITLK from the coding sequence ATGAAATTTATAGTTGACAAATCTTATTGGAATTTATTTCCAGATAGTAAATTAGGAGTATTATTATTAAAAAATATGGAAAATGGAGAAAGTAGTGAAGAAATAAAATTAGCCTTAGAAGAAGCTAACAAAGAAGCTAAAAAATATTTAGTAAAAGAAGTTTTAAGTGAAAATCCAGTTATTGCTATATGGAGAGAGGCTTATAAAAAATTTAAAACAAAAAAAGGGGTAAGATGTTCAATTGAAGCACTTTTAAAAAGAGTAAATTCTGGAAATCATGTTTCTTCAATAAATAAACTTGTTGATATTTATAATTCAGCTTCTTTAAAATATGCCCTTCCTTGTGGTGCAGAAGACTTAGATAGTTTTGTAGGAGATTTAAAACTTACAATAACTGAAGGAGGAGATAAATTTATTCCTCTTGGCTCTGAAGAAGAAGATAACACTTTACCAAATGAATTATGTTATATTGATGATGAAGGAGCTGTTTGTCGTTGTTTTAACTGGCGTGATGGTGCTAGAACTATGATTAAAGATGAAACTAAAAATTCTTTTTTAATTATGGAACTTTTGGATAATCGTTTAGAAGAATTAAACTTAGCTTTAGAAGATATTTCTGAAAATGCTAAGAAATATTTGAATGCTGATGTTGAAAAATATATTTTAGATATTGAAAATCCTGAAATTACATTGAAATAA
- a CDS encoding GlsB/YeaQ/YmgE family stress response membrane protein, with protein sequence MGVIAWLVFGALSGWIANRLMKTSTGLIDNIIIGIIGAFIGGIVFNFLGAQTITGFNLHSIFVSVVGACILLWIINKIRK encoded by the coding sequence ATGGGAGTTATTGCTTGGTTAGTATTTGGAGCTTTATCTGGTTGGATAGCTAATAGACTAATGAAAACATCAACAGGGTTAATAGATAATATAATAATAGGTATAATAGGGGCTTTTATTGGAGGAATTGTTTTTAATTTTCTTGGAGCTCAAACAATTACAGGTTTTAATCTTCACAGTATTTTCGTATCTGTAGTAGGAGCTTGTATCTTACTTTGGATTATCAATAAAATTAGAAAGTAA
- a CDS encoding C45 family autoproteolytic acyltransferase/hydolase, with translation MYHSRWKNSHKEAGFTYGDRLYKNNIIINFKSYLTEEKINYAEQVFDIYNEYYPEIIEEIKGFAEGQHTDFKIVFAFLVTMYVFTYDNYCSMIALTNENCLVFARNSDFLVDIKKVTDSTFYKLNSNFSFIGNTTAMIQMEDGINEKGLACGLTFVYPTVKNYGFNAGFLIRYILEKCETTQQAVDFLNKVPIGSSQNIIIIDRFENLAVAELNSSHKTIKINETNVVYRTNHFIEQTMLKYKYLGEDNVFSHLRYETLNSQNYTEFNLSDTFELLKGKNGFLCQYDKTKKFDTIWSSVFDIKNKVIYRCEGNPKQKKFIIDKRLKFSF, from the coding sequence ATGTATCATTCAAGATGGAAAAATAGCCATAAGGAAGCAGGATTTACCTATGGAGATAGATTATATAAAAATAATATTATCATTAACTTCAAATCTTATTTAACTGAAGAAAAAATAAATTATGCAGAGCAAGTTTTTGATATTTACAATGAATATTATCCTGAAATAATTGAAGAAATAAAAGGATTTGCTGAAGGACAACATACAGATTTTAAAATAGTATTTGCTTTTTTAGTAACTATGTATGTTTTTACTTATGATAATTATTGTTCAATGATTGCATTAACAAATGAAAATTGTTTAGTTTTTGCTAGAAATAGTGATTTTTTAGTTGATATCAAAAAAGTCACTGATAGTACTTTTTATAAATTAAATTCAAATTTTTCATTTATTGGAAATACTACAGCAATGATACAAATGGAAGATGGAATAAATGAAAAAGGTCTTGCTTGTGGATTAACTTTTGTATATCCAACAGTCAAAAACTATGGTTTCAATGCAGGTTTTTTGATTAGATATATACTTGAAAAGTGTGAAACTACACAACAAGCAGTTGATTTTTTAAATAAAGTTCCAATTGGTTCATCACAAAATATTATCATAATTGATCGTTTTGAAAATTTGGCAGTAGCTGAATTAAATAGTTCTCATAAGACTATTAAAATTAATGAGACTAATGTTGTATACAGGACAAATCATTTCATTGAACAAACTATGTTAAAGTATAAATACCTTGGTGAAGATAATGTTTTTTCTCATCTTAGATATGAAACATTAAATTCACAAAATTATACAGAATTTAATTTATCTGATACTTTTGAATTATTGAAAGGAAAAAATGGTTTTTTATGTCAATATGACAAAACAAAGAAATTTGATACAATTTGGTCATCTGTTTTTGATATAAAAAATAAAGTTATTTATAGATGTGAGGGAAATCCAAAACAAAAAAAATTTATTATTGATAAAAGATTAAAATTTTCTTTTTGA